From Methanococcus maripaludis, one genomic window encodes:
- a CDS encoding MJ1255/VC2487 family glycosyltransferase: MKILISICGEGFGHTTRCIAIGNELSKKHEVKYAAYGKSKDFVEMSGGNVFETYPEIRLSGKDGKFDVKKSIFNNDYHPARAIKKEVEIIKDYDPDLVISDCKYSSVVASKVFKKPYYIITNQNCTKTDKKEKYIVYPVMEILNVINKSAEKVIIPDFPLPYTVCEYNLKLLENLSFIGPLIRYDVVPEEIHDEGYILCIIGGFEYRYKILELLNKISAKKGLKVKMVCGSYDVAEKLEKIKSKNVEVIPITTNMDELIKKCSFVVCHGGHSTLMEATCFGKPIITIPDLDHPEQENNAKKIADMGCGIALSYRDVDNNLEEAIEKMASNTKYLENSKKLMNIYLKNSGTDKVMDIVENGL; the protein is encoded by the coding sequence ATGAAAATACTTATTTCCATATGTGGTGAGGGATTTGGGCACACCACTCGTTGCATTGCTATTGGAAATGAATTATCAAAGAAACATGAAGTTAAATATGCAGCATACGGCAAAAGCAAGGACTTTGTAGAAATGTCTGGTGGAAATGTCTTTGAAACTTATCCTGAAATTAGACTTTCCGGAAAAGACGGTAAGTTTGATGTTAAAAAGAGCATATTTAACAACGATTACCACCCTGCAAGAGCAATAAAAAAAGAAGTCGAAATAATAAAGGATTATGATCCGGATCTAGTTATTTCGGACTGCAAATACAGTTCAGTTGTAGCATCAAAGGTTTTTAAAAAGCCATATTATATTATAACCAATCAAAACTGTACTAAAACGGATAAAAAGGAAAAATATATTGTTTATCCGGTAATGGAAATATTAAATGTAATCAACAAATCTGCAGAAAAGGTCATAATTCCCGATTTTCCACTTCCCTACACGGTATGCGAATATAACTTAAAACTCTTAGAAAACCTTTCATTTATCGGCCCTCTTATTAGATATGATGTAGTTCCTGAAGAAATTCATGATGAAGGGTATATTTTATGTATCATAGGTGGCTTTGAATATCGATACAAAATATTGGAGCTTTTAAACAAGATTTCCGCTAAAAAAGGATTAAAAGTAAAGATGGTTTGCGGAAGCTATGATGTTGCAGAAAAACTCGAAAAAATAAAATCTAAAAATGTTGAAGTAATTCCAATAACAACGAATATGGATGAATTGATAAAAAAATGTTCTTTTGTTGTATGCCACGGGGGACATTCAACTTTGATGGAAGCGACATGTTTTGGAAAACCAATAATAACAATTCCTGATCTCGATCATCCAGAACAGGAAAATAACGCGAAAAAAATAGCTGACATGGGTTGTGGAATTGCACTTTCTTACAGGGATGTTGACAATAATTTAGAAGAAGCAATTGAAAAAATGGCCTCAAATACAAAATACCTTGAAAATTCTAAAAAATTAATGAATATTTACCTTAAAAATAGTGGAACCGACAAGGTTATGGATATTGTAGAAAATGGACTTTAA
- a CDS encoding winged helix-turn-helix transcriptional regulator, translating into MSKPISTNYRIYLIIALIFCSISTVDSYRFDEYSVQYTIDQNDNFYEIIDLKIYNNNSDDLYDISYSIPQETSDLTFNSSKGIDSYSITTNDAGVTEVNVKLDEPIGAWQSGDLSISFNGQVSDLSGKKQVYIIVPAYDSNFKVSVQLPEGAAIVSPVKDVLSINPRDYTVGTNGKSIFVEWEKELTSDEKYFEVTINYVMTAITPVITEDNNENLYRAISIVLGVLVVALIFFIYRNYNKVKMINELQNEIIGLNKGLEISQLNLQNKNKEIRRLEELNDHVLKELDLSKNTLTEYESKISELKEKIMEFKAQLENFAKLKEEVISKDSEIKNLSSYKKLSEELKIKITELNEILEEKEDYILELMGRIGDYESHKSETLMNILTDDEKGLIELIREHGSISQKEIVDITGLTKPKVSRMISDLEQRGMVRKVKIGRINKIAISEDLDGSI; encoded by the coding sequence ATGTCAAAGCCGATTTCAACTAATTACAGAATATATCTAATAATTGCATTAATTTTTTGTTCGATAAGTACGGTTGATTCATACAGGTTTGATGAGTATTCCGTCCAATACACGATAGATCAAAACGATAATTTTTACGAAATAATAGATTTGAAAATTTACAACAATAATTCAGACGATTTATACGATATCAGCTACAGTATTCCCCAAGAAACTTCAGATTTAACGTTTAATTCTTCAAAAGGAATTGATTCTTATTCGATAACTACAAATGATGCAGGTGTGACTGAAGTTAATGTAAAATTGGATGAACCAATAGGTGCTTGGCAGAGCGGTGATTTATCGATCAGTTTTAACGGCCAGGTTTCCGATCTTAGTGGAAAAAAACAGGTATATATCATAGTTCCAGCGTATGATTCAAATTTCAAAGTTTCAGTGCAGCTTCCCGAGGGAGCGGCAATAGTTTCTCCAGTAAAAGATGTTTTGAGTATAAATCCAAGGGATTACACGGTTGGAACGAACGGTAAGAGTATATTTGTAGAATGGGAAAAGGAATTAACTTCCGATGAGAAATATTTTGAAGTTACTATAAATTATGTAATGACTGCAATAACTCCAGTAATTACAGAAGATAATAACGAAAATTTATATCGTGCGATAAGCATTGTTTTGGGTGTGCTCGTAGTTGCATTAATATTTTTTATATACCGAAATTATAACAAGGTAAAAATGATAAATGAACTACAAAACGAGATAATTGGATTAAATAAAGGGCTTGAAATATCACAACTCAATTTACAGAATAAAAATAAAGAAATTCGAAGATTGGAAGAATTAAACGACCACGTTTTAAAAGAATTGGATTTATCAAAGAACACGTTAACTGAATATGAATCAAAAATATCTGAATTAAAAGAGAAAATCATGGAGTTCAAAGCTCAACTTGAAAATTTTGCAAAATTAAAGGAAGAAGTAATTTCAAAAGATTCAGAAATTAAAAATCTAAGTTCTTACAAAAAATTATCTGAAGAACTCAAAATAAAAATTACGGAATTGAATGAAATTTTGGAAGAAAAAGAAGATTATATTTTGGAATTGATGGGTAGAATCGGGGATTACGAGTCCCATAAAAGTGAAACATTGATGAATATTCTAACCGACGATGAAAAAGGATTAATTGAATTAATTAGAGAACATGGATCCATTTCTCAAAAAGAAATTGTTGACATAACGGGACTTACTAAACCTAAAGTTTCAAGGATGATTTCAGATCTTGAACAGAGAGGAATGGTTAGAAAAGTAAAAATAGGAAGAATCAACAAAATTGCTATTTCAGAAGATTTAGATGGATCAATTTAA
- a CDS encoding methionine synthase has product MIKTVVGSYPVVKGQPDSISDKLKKFFGKYDEYENSIKRALDDQLNAGIDILSDGQVRGDMVEIFVSNMYGFEGRRVVNRVEFVKPITLNDIRYSLKYISKKDSEKGVKGIITGACTLASSIRVENYYADNKDENLIYDLAKALNKEALSIQNHVKMIQFDEPILSTGLYDLEVAKKAMDILTFGINVPVAMHVCGDVSKIFYKLNEFNVDILDHEFASCKKNLEILNEITKKVGFGCINTKLKSIDSVDEVKALISEGIEILKNNSKFGNSLNDSVIIDPDCGMRLLPLDVAYSKLNNMVIAANEIERDLI; this is encoded by the coding sequence ATGATAAAAACTGTTGTTGGTAGTTATCCCGTAGTTAAGGGGCAGCCTGATTCTATATCTGATAAACTTAAGAAATTTTTTGGAAAGTATGACGAATACGAAAATTCAATAAAACGGGCTTTAGACGATCAATTAAATGCAGGAATTGACATTTTAAGTGACGGCCAGGTCAGGGGCGATATGGTTGAAATATTTGTGTCAAACATGTATGGTTTTGAAGGCAGACGAGTTGTAAATCGGGTTGAATTTGTAAAACCAATCACTTTAAACGACATAAGATATTCTCTAAAATATATTTCAAAGAAAGACTCTGAAAAAGGAGTAAAAGGAATAATAACAGGAGCATGTACGTTAGCTTCATCTATTCGTGTTGAAAATTATTATGCTGACAACAAGGATGAAAATTTAATTTACGATTTAGCAAAGGCTTTAAACAAGGAAGCACTCTCGATTCAAAATCATGTAAAAATGATTCAGTTTGACGAGCCAATTCTTTCAACTGGATTATACGATCTTGAAGTTGCAAAAAAAGCAATGGATATCCTTACTTTTGGAATAAATGTTCCTGTTGCAATGCATGTTTGTGGGGACGTTTCAAAAATATTTTACAAATTAAATGAATTTAATGTTGATATTTTGGACCACGAATTTGCATCGTGCAAAAAAAATCTTGAAATATTAAATGAAATCACGAAAAAAGTTGGTTTTGGGTGCATAAACACCAAACTTAAATCTATAGATTCTGTCGACGAAGTAAAAGCATTAATAAGTGAAGGAATAGAAATATTAAAGAATAATTCTAAATTTGGGAATTCACTAAATGATTCTGTCATAATTGACCCAGACTGCGGTATGAGGTTACTTCCACTAGATGTTGCATACTCAAAATTAAATAATATGGTAATTGCAGCAAATGAGATTGAAAGAGATTTAATTTAA
- a CDS encoding DUF5612 domain-containing protein, with amino-acid sequence MQLGLTVIAEDRVGILYRLTGIISELNANIVYTQQFIIGDNTGLIYMELDGVEDEENLVEKLEKLEFVKKVEIHKTMKKIFGKRVLIFGGGAQVSQVALGAISEADRHNIRGERISVDTMAVVGEENLADAILAIKTLPRAGVLVLAGSLMGGEITKAVEEVKKDTNIPVICLNMFGSLPTIADLIVTDPLQAGVIAVMTVADTAKFDINKVRGRIL; translated from the coding sequence ATGCAGCTTGGACTTACTGTAATTGCGGAAGACCGTGTAGGTATACTTTACAGGTTAACAGGAATAATTTCGGAATTAAATGCAAACATAGTGTACACTCAGCAGTTTATTATTGGAGATAATACTGGTTTAATATACATGGAACTTGATGGAGTCGAAGACGAGGAAAATCTGGTCGAAAAACTTGAAAAATTAGAATTTGTAAAAAAGGTTGAAATTCACAAAACCATGAAAAAGATATTTGGTAAGAGAGTTTTGATATTTGGTGGCGGAGCACAAGTATCGCAAGTTGCGTTAGGTGCAATAAGCGAAGCTGACAGGCACAATATTCGTGGGGAGCGAATAAGTGTTGATACAATGGCAGTTGTTGGGGAAGAAAATCTTGCAGATGCTATTTTAGCAATAAAAACACTTCCAAGAGCCGGAGTTTTGGTTTTGGCAGGTTCTTTAATGGGTGGAGAAATTACAAAAGCTGTTGAAGAAGTAAAAAAAGATACAAACATCCCGGTAATCTGTTTGAACATGTTTGGGAGCCTTCCAACGATTGCAGATTTGATTGTAACCGATCCATTACAGGCAGGAGTTATTGCAGTAATGACTGTTGCAGATACTGCTAAGTTTGACATAAATAAGGTTCGCGGAAGAATACTTTAA
- a CDS encoding zinc metalloprotease HtpX: protein MMSTVKVLLLMALLTGMIYGICFMLGFPPIFAILLALIPNLISYFYSDKIVLASYGAKMVEESEAPNLHRIVESIANRANIQKPKVAIINTDTPNAFATGRSPKNGVVAVTTGILQLLNEQELEGVLAHEIGHIKHRDILIGTIVATMAGAIMYIANFLQWGMLFGYGRDDDGNPMQIVASLLFVILAPIAAMVIQFAVSRQNEFTADESGAKYSNPIYLANALTKLEKGVKYHPLKNGSPATAHMFIINPFKAGNVARLFSTHPSTEERVKRLMEMASNPKYLR, encoded by the coding sequence ATGATGTCTACAGTAAAAGTTCTTTTATTGATGGCACTTTTAACAGGAATGATTTACGGAATTTGCTTTATGCTTGGATTCCCCCCAATATTTGCGATACTTTTAGCACTAATTCCAAATTTAATAAGCTATTTTTATAGCGACAAAATAGTTTTGGCAAGTTACGGTGCAAAAATGGTGGAAGAAAGCGAAGCACCAAATTTACACAGAATTGTTGAATCAATAGCAAACAGGGCAAATATTCAAAAACCAAAAGTTGCAATAATTAATACTGATACTCCAAATGCGTTTGCAACAGGAAGAAGTCCTAAAAATGGTGTAGTTGCAGTTACTACTGGAATACTACAACTTTTAAATGAGCAGGAACTCGAAGGAGTTTTAGCACATGAAATTGGACACATAAAGCACAGAGATATTTTGATTGGAACGATAGTTGCAACAATGGCTGGAGCAATAATGTATATTGCAAATTTCTTGCAATGGGGAATGTTATTTGGATACGGAAGGGATGACGATGGAAATCCAATGCAGATTGTTGCATCATTGCTTTTCGTAATTTTGGCGCCAATTGCAGCAATGGTTATTCAATTTGCAGTTTCAAGGCAGAATGAATTTACTGCTGATGAGAGTGGTGCAAAGTATTCAAACCCGATTTACCTTGCAAATGCACTCACAAAACTTGAAAAAGGGGTTAAATACCATCCTTTAAAAAATGGAAGCCCTGCAACCGCGCACATGTTTATTATAAATCCTTTTAAAGCAGGAAACGTTGCAAGGTTATTTTCAACACACCCTTCAACAGAAGAACGTGTAAAAAGACTGATGGAAATGGCAAGCAATCCTAAATATTTAAGATAA